In the Deinococcus ficus genome, one interval contains:
- a CDS encoding XdhC family protein → MTAAETRFLLDALRRARTQGLGAAFATVVGVQGSAYRREGTRMLVLEGGAQVCMLSGGCLEAEVVEVALAALRTGERVLTHYDLSEDATWGLGIGCGGSVDVLVEPVRADDAPLNAWIAALEAGETAALVTPLTAPGQVFVPASGDPVGTLPDPALHAHAVHLARERLALREPRAATLPAPDGTPLFVDVTGPPPQLVLYGAGHDALPLAAQAHALGYDVHVIDPRPAYLTPARFPGAALHALDADALHAFTPGGRAHLIVMNHHLDRDRLCLAHALHSDAPYVGVLGPRSRAETLLEDLRREGVSFTPAQLARLRAPVGLKLGAEAPEEVALSILGELMAWRRGYPGGFLTGHPGRIHDAETHAAAPPLPGGP, encoded by the coding sequence GTGACCGCCGCCGAAACCCGATTCCTGCTGGACGCGCTGCGCCGCGCCCGCACGCAGGGCCTGGGCGCCGCCTTCGCGACCGTGGTGGGCGTGCAGGGCAGCGCGTACCGCCGCGAGGGCACCCGCATGCTGGTCCTGGAAGGCGGCGCGCAGGTGTGCATGCTGTCCGGCGGGTGCCTGGAGGCCGAGGTGGTGGAGGTCGCGCTGGCCGCCCTGCGCACCGGGGAGCGGGTCCTGACGCACTACGACCTGTCGGAGGACGCCACCTGGGGGCTGGGGATCGGCTGCGGCGGCAGCGTGGACGTCCTGGTGGAACCCGTCCGCGCGGACGACGCGCCGTTGAACGCCTGGATCGCCGCCCTGGAAGCGGGGGAGACGGCGGCGCTGGTCACGCCCCTGACCGCCCCAGGGCAGGTGTTCGTGCCGGCCAGCGGCGACCCGGTTGGGACCCTGCCGGACCCGGCCCTGCACGCCCACGCCGTGCACCTCGCGCGGGAGCGGCTGGCCCTGCGGGAACCGCGCGCCGCCACCCTGCCCGCCCCGGACGGCACGCCGCTGTTCGTGGACGTGACCGGCCCGCCCCCGCAACTCGTGCTGTACGGCGCCGGGCACGACGCCCTCCCGCTGGCCGCGCAGGCCCACGCGCTCGGGTACGACGTGCACGTCATCGACCCGCGCCCCGCGTACCTCACGCCCGCCCGCTTCCCCGGCGCGGCCCTGCACGCCCTGGATGCCGACGCCCTGCACGCCTTCACGCCGGGCGGCCGTGCGCACCTGATCGTCATGAATCACCACCTGGACCGCGACCGGCTGTGCCTGGCGCACGCCCTGCATTCCGACGCGCCTTACGTGGGCGTGCTCGGCCCGCGCAGCCGCGCCGAGACGCTCCTGGAAGACCTGCGGCGGGAGGGCGTGTCCTTCACCCCGGCGCAGCTGGCGCGGCTGCGCGCCCCGGTCGGGCTGAAACTCGGGGCGGAGGCACCCGAGGAGGTCGCCCTGAGCATCCTGGGGGAACTGATGGCGTGGCGCCGCGGGTACCCGGGCGGGTTCCTGACCGGGCACCCCGGCCGCATCCACGACGCCGAGACGCACGCCGCCGCGCCCCCCCTGCCCGGCGGGCCCTGA
- a CDS encoding NAD(P) transhydrogenase subunit alpha yields MGVVIGVLRSPDPTERRVPLVPDVAKKLRAQGAELVMQRGASAGASIPEGDYPEVTWVDTEQEVTARANMLWTVGPLAPDTLKSLQPGTVVIGLLQPYGSAERAQALAGGRITSFAMELLPRISRAQSMDILSSQGACSGYQCVLIAAAFSPKFFPMLTYAAGTIRPARVLVIGAGVAGLQAIATARRLGAMVEGYDVRPETREQVESLGAKFVDTGVSAAGTGGYARELTEDEKRQQAERLGKAVAMADVLITTAAVPGKKAPLIITDAMVRGMKAGAVVVDMAAETGGNVSGTVPNQEVQVGGVRIIGPVNLPSNMPVSSSEMFARNLFNFIGPFIKDGVLTLDDTDEVLTGATFTANGEVKHAGVKQVLGL; encoded by the coding sequence ATGGGTGTAGTGATCGGAGTACTCAGAAGTCCGGACCCCACCGAGCGGCGCGTGCCGCTGGTGCCGGACGTCGCGAAGAAACTGCGCGCCCAGGGCGCCGAACTCGTGATGCAGCGCGGCGCCTCGGCGGGTGCCAGCATCCCGGAAGGCGACTACCCGGAGGTCACGTGGGTGGACACCGAGCAGGAGGTGACCGCCCGGGCGAACATGCTGTGGACCGTCGGTCCGCTCGCCCCCGACACCCTGAAGTCGTTGCAGCCCGGCACGGTCGTGATCGGGCTGCTTCAACCGTACGGAAGCGCGGAACGCGCGCAGGCGCTGGCAGGCGGCCGCATCACGAGTTTCGCGATGGAGCTGCTGCCGCGCATCTCCCGCGCGCAGAGCATGGACATCCTGTCGTCTCAGGGGGCGTGCAGCGGGTACCAGTGCGTGCTGATCGCGGCGGCCTTCAGCCCGAAGTTCTTTCCCATGCTGACCTATGCGGCCGGCACGATCCGCCCGGCGCGGGTGCTGGTGATCGGCGCGGGCGTGGCGGGCCTGCAGGCCATCGCCACGGCCAGGCGCCTGGGCGCCATGGTGGAGGGCTACGACGTGCGCCCGGAAACGCGGGAGCAGGTGGAGTCGCTGGGCGCGAAGTTCGTGGACACCGGCGTGAGTGCCGCCGGGACGGGCGGGTACGCGCGTGAACTGACGGAAGACGAGAAGCGCCAGCAGGCGGAGAGGCTTGGCAAGGCGGTTGCCATGGCGGACGTGCTGATCACCACGGCCGCCGTGCCCGGGAAGAAGGCCCCCCTGATCATCACGGACGCCATGGTGCGCGGCATGAAGGCCGGCGCGGTGGTCGTGGACATGGCCGCCGAGACGGGCGGGAACGTCTCGGGCACCGTGCCGAACCAGGAGGTGCAGGTGGGCGGCGTGCGGATCATCGGGCCGGTGAATCTGCCCAGCAACATGCCGGTGTCCAGCAGCGAGATGTTCGCCAGGAACCTGTTCAACTTCATCGGGCCGTTCATCAAGGACGGCGTGCTCACGCTGGACGACACGGACGAGGTCCTGACCGGCGCGACCTTCACCGCGAACGGCGAAGTGAAACACGCCGGCGTGAAACAGGTCCTGGGGCTGTAA
- the acnA gene encoding aconitate hydratase AcnA — MANAMNLFGTRDTLTTSSGKKLYFYNLNKLQGHDVSKLPFSIKVLLESVLREANDYDVRREDVETVAKWNPTNPEVEIPFKPARVILQDFTGVPAVVDLAAMRTAMVSLGGDPSKINPLIPVDLVIDHSVQVDEFGTEFALANNMALEFERNRERYEFLRWGQQAFDNFGVVPPASGIVHQVNLEYLAKGVQSRPEDDGVVVYPDSLVGTDSHTTMINGLGIVGWGVGGIEAEAVMLGQPIYMLMPDVIGFKITGSMPEGATATDLALRVTEMLRSAGVVGKFVEFYGAGLSNMTLPDRATIANMAPEYGATMGFFPVDDEALRYLRRTGRLEDEIELVEAYYKAQGMYRTDDTPDPVFTSTIELDLGTIVPSLAGPKRPQDRVNLTDMHTVFAEALTAPVKNRGFELSGDKLSAQGTISGTDIRIGHGAVTLASITSCTNTSNPSVLIAAGLVAKKAVEKGLKSRAWVKTSLAPGSRVVTEYLEAAGLQQYLDQIGFNTVGYGCMTCIGNSGPLPEPTVDAINEGDLVVASVLSGNRNFEGRVNPHIKANYLASPPLVVAYALAGTVVNDIVNDPIGQDQDGNDVFLKDIWPTNAEIQDAMDRSITADMFKKVYDGIEKSNADWNAIPVAAGDLFDWKEDSTYIQNPPFFDNLAGGASEIENIQGARVLVKVADSVTTDHISPAGSFKADTPAGRYLTERGILPKDFNSYGSRRGNDRIMTRGTFANIRLKNQLAPGTEGGFTTNFLNGEVTSIFDASTAYKEAGIPLVVLAGKDYGMGSSRDWAAKGTFLLGVKAVIAESFERIHRSNLVGMGVLPLQYKNGETADSLGLTGEETFDFILPADLKPRQDVQVRITGQDGQSREITVQCRIDTPVEIDYYKNGGILQTVLRGILAKSKGEVNA, encoded by the coding sequence ATGGCGAATGCGATGAACCTGTTCGGCACGCGCGACACGCTCACCACGAGCAGCGGCAAGAAACTGTACTTCTACAACCTCAACAAACTCCAGGGCCACGACGTCTCCAAGCTGCCCTTCTCCATCAAGGTGCTGCTCGAAAGCGTCCTACGCGAAGCCAACGACTACGACGTCCGCCGCGAGGACGTCGAGACCGTCGCGAAGTGGAACCCCACCAACCCCGAAGTGGAAATTCCCTTCAAGCCCGCCCGCGTGATCCTCCAGGACTTCACCGGCGTGCCCGCCGTGGTGGACCTCGCCGCCATGCGCACCGCCATGGTCTCCCTCGGCGGCGACCCCAGCAAAATCAACCCCCTGATCCCCGTGGACCTCGTCATCGACCACAGCGTGCAGGTGGACGAGTTCGGCACCGAGTTCGCCCTGGCGAACAACATGGCCCTGGAATTCGAACGCAACCGCGAACGCTACGAATTCCTCCGCTGGGGCCAGCAGGCCTTCGACAACTTCGGCGTGGTGCCCCCCGCCAGCGGCATCGTGCACCAGGTCAACCTCGAATACCTCGCCAAGGGCGTCCAGAGCCGCCCCGAGGACGACGGCGTGGTCGTGTACCCCGACAGCCTCGTCGGCACCGACTCCCACACCACCATGATCAACGGCCTGGGCATCGTCGGCTGGGGCGTCGGCGGCATTGAGGCCGAAGCCGTCATGCTCGGCCAGCCCATCTACATGCTCATGCCCGACGTGATCGGCTTCAAGATCACCGGCTCCATGCCCGAAGGCGCCACCGCCACCGACCTCGCCCTGCGCGTCACCGAGATGCTGCGCAGCGCCGGCGTGGTCGGCAAGTTCGTCGAGTTCTACGGCGCCGGCCTGAGCAACATGACCCTCCCCGACCGCGCCACCATCGCCAACATGGCCCCCGAGTACGGCGCCACCATGGGCTTCTTCCCCGTGGACGACGAGGCCCTGCGCTACCTGCGCCGCACCGGCCGCCTGGAAGACGAGATCGAACTGGTCGAGGCGTACTACAAGGCCCAGGGCATGTACCGCACCGACGACACCCCCGACCCCGTGTTCACCAGCACCATCGAACTGGACCTGGGCACCATCGTCCCGTCGCTCGCCGGCCCCAAGCGCCCGCAGGACCGCGTGAACCTCACCGACATGCACACCGTGTTCGCCGAAGCCCTCACCGCCCCCGTGAAAAACCGCGGCTTCGAACTGTCCGGCGACAAACTCAGCGCCCAGGGCACCATCAGCGGCACCGACATTAGAATCGGCCACGGCGCCGTGACGCTGGCCAGCATCACCAGCTGCACCAACACCAGCAACCCCAGCGTGCTGATCGCCGCCGGCCTCGTCGCCAAGAAAGCCGTGGAAAAAGGCCTCAAGAGCCGCGCCTGGGTCAAGACCAGCCTCGCCCCCGGCTCCAGGGTCGTCACCGAGTACCTGGAAGCCGCCGGCCTCCAGCAGTACCTCGACCAGATCGGCTTCAACACCGTCGGCTACGGTTGCATGACCTGCATCGGCAACAGCGGCCCCCTGCCCGAACCCACCGTGGACGCCATCAACGAAGGCGACCTGGTCGTCGCCAGCGTCCTGTCCGGCAACCGTAACTTCGAAGGCCGCGTCAACCCCCACATCAAGGCCAACTACCTCGCCTCCCCGCCCCTGGTCGTCGCATACGCCCTGGCCGGCACCGTCGTGAACGACATCGTGAACGACCCCATCGGGCAGGACCAGGACGGCAACGACGTCTTCCTGAAAGACATCTGGCCCACCAACGCCGAAATCCAGGACGCCATGGACCGCAGCATCACCGCCGACATGTTCAAGAAGGTCTACGACGGCATCGAGAAGAGCAACGCCGACTGGAATGCCATTCCCGTCGCCGCCGGTGACCTCTTCGACTGGAAGGAAGACAGCACCTACATCCAGAACCCCCCCTTCTTCGACAACCTCGCCGGCGGCGCCAGCGAAATCGAGAACATTCAGGGCGCCCGGGTGCTCGTCAAGGTCGCCGACAGCGTCACCACCGACCACATCAGCCCCGCCGGCAGCTTCAAGGCCGACACCCCCGCCGGCCGTTACCTCACCGAACGCGGCATCCTGCCCAAGGACTTCAACAGCTACGGCAGCCGCCGCGGCAACGACCGCATCATGACCCGCGGGACCTTCGCCAACATCCGCCTGAAAAACCAGCTCGCCCCCGGCACCGAAGGCGGCTTCACCACCAACTTCCTGAACGGCGAGGTCACCAGCATCTTCGACGCGTCCACCGCCTACAAGGAAGCCGGCATTCCCCTGGTCGTCCTGGCCGGCAAGGACTACGGCATGGGCAGCAGCCGCGACTGGGCCGCGAAGGGCACCTTCCTGCTGGGCGTCAAGGCCGTCATCGCCGAGAGCTTCGAGCGCATCCACCGCAGCAACCTCGTCGGCATGGGCGTCCTGCCCCTCCAGTACAAGAACGGCGAAACCGCCGACAGCCTGGGCCTCACCGGAGAGGAAACCTTCGACTTCATCCTCCCCGCCGACCTCAAACCCCGCCAGGACGTGCAGGTCCGCATCACCGGCCAGGACGGCCAGAGCCGCGAGATCACCGTCCAGTGCCGCATCGACACCCCCGTCGAAATCGACTACTACAAGAACGGCGGCATCCTCCAGACCGTGCTGCGCGGCATCCTCGCCAAGAGCAAAGGCGAAGTCAACGCGTAA
- a CDS encoding YbaN family protein: MKSSAPPRPAARPSRLRPLWLAAGFLFTGLGVLGLILPVLPGTIWFILAAAAFARGDERWEAWLLSRPVIGDLVRDFRAGRGMPARAKWIACLSITLAVALSVPRIPAVAGQVATLLLGVAGVAYILFMVPTRRA; encoded by the coding sequence GTGAAGTCGTCCGCGCCACCCCGACCCGCCGCCCGACCCTCGCGCCTGCGGCCCCTGTGGCTGGCCGCCGGGTTCCTGTTCACGGGCCTGGGCGTGCTGGGCCTGATCCTGCCGGTCCTGCCGGGCACCATCTGGTTCATCCTGGCGGCCGCCGCGTTCGCCCGCGGGGACGAGCGCTGGGAGGCGTGGCTGCTGTCCCGGCCCGTGATCGGGGACCTCGTGCGGGACTTCCGGGCCGGGCGGGGCATGCCGGCCCGCGCCAAGTGGATCGCGTGCCTGAGCATCACGCTGGCCGTCGCCCTGAGCGTGCCGCGCATTCCGGCCGTGGCGGGGCAGGTGGCCACGCTGCTGCTGGGCGTGGCGGGCGTGGCGTACATCCTGTTCATGGTGCCCACCCGCCGTGCTTAA
- a CDS encoding CoA transferase → MTGPGVLAGLSVVTLAPNLPGPLAAAALRDDGARVVKVEPPGGDPLKALSARWYADLHRVVEVRTLDLKTDAGQSELRALLAGADLLLTSSRPSALARLGLSPAALDADFPHLCRVRIVGDTRDPETPGHDLTYQAAAGLMDPVSPAMPRTLLADVLGGREAYAAALALLLGRERGSAERERVVGLGDAARFASAPLRYGLTAPGGLLSGAQATYRLYRTADGWVAAAPLEAHFVGRWTATLGPDAERTLAGHPTAHWVDVAAREDLPLVAVTETEGPWGD, encoded by the coding sequence ATGACCGGCCCCGGCGTGCTGGCGGGCCTCAGCGTGGTGACGCTGGCCCCCAACCTGCCGGGCCCGCTGGCGGCCGCCGCACTGCGGGACGACGGCGCGCGGGTGGTGAAGGTCGAACCCCCGGGCGGCGACCCGCTGAAGGCGCTGAGTGCCAGGTGGTACGCCGACCTGCACCGGGTCGTGGAGGTCCGGACGCTGGACCTGAAGACGGACGCAGGCCAATCGGAGCTGCGGGCGCTGCTGGCCGGCGCGGACTTGCTGCTCACCAGTTCGCGGCCCTCGGCGCTGGCGCGGCTGGGCCTCTCCCCTGCGGCGCTGGACGCCGACTTCCCCCACCTGTGCCGGGTGCGGATCGTGGGCGACACCCGCGACCCGGAAACCCCCGGGCATGACCTGACCTACCAGGCGGCCGCCGGCCTGATGGACCCCGTGAGCCCGGCCATGCCACGCACGCTGCTGGCCGACGTGCTGGGCGGACGCGAGGCGTACGCGGCGGCGCTGGCGCTGCTGCTGGGCCGCGAGCGGGGCAGCGCCGAGCGGGAACGGGTGGTGGGCCTGGGGGACGCCGCGCGGTTCGCGTCCGCGCCGCTCAGGTACGGGCTGACCGCGCCGGGCGGACTGCTCTCGGGGGCGCAGGCCACGTACCGGCTGTACCGCACGGCGGACGGTTGGGTGGCCGCAGCACCCTTGGAGGCGCATTTCGTGGGCCGCTGGACGGCGACTCTGGGCCCGGATGCTGAGCGGACCCTCGCCGGGCACCCGACAGCGCACTGGGTGGACGTGGCCGCCCGAGAGGACCTGCCCCTGGTGGCGGTGACTGAAACTGAGGGCCCCTGGGGTGACTAA
- a CDS encoding NAD(P) transhydrogenase subunit alpha yields the protein MNDFFYIYIFMLAAFTGYEVISRVPVILHTPLMSGSNFVHGVVLVGAMYAMGHAVTPLEQALGFFAVFLGAANAAGGYVVTERMLGMFRREKKEPIQPIPTPEKVN from the coding sequence ATGAACGACTTCTTCTATATCTACATCTTCATGCTGGCGGCCTTCACCGGGTACGAGGTGATCTCCCGCGTGCCCGTGATCCTGCACACTCCGCTGATGTCCGGGTCGAACTTCGTGCACGGCGTGGTGCTGGTGGGCGCCATGTACGCCATGGGGCACGCGGTCACGCCACTGGAACAGGCCCTCGGGTTTTTCGCCGTGTTCCTCGGTGCCGCGAACGCCGCCGGGGGGTACGTGGTCACCGAACGCATGCTGGGCATGTTCAGGCGCGAGAAAAAAGAACCCATCCAGCCCATTCCCACCCCGGAGAAGGTGAACTGA
- a CDS encoding NAD(P)(+) transhydrogenase (Re/Si-specific) subunit beta: MQWIIDISYFVVAALFILGLKAMSSPVTARKGINWAGVGMVLATLVTFLTPGMRNYGLMLLAIILGGGVAWVLGKRVKMTDMPQMVAVYNGMGGGAAAAIAALEFARGEVTGAVVTTLAVLGALIGSVAFSGSIVAFLKLQGLMKKAWKVPGQNLFNGLLALITVLLGALIIASGPSTLILLLFFLLALVLGVVLVAPIGGADMPVVISLLNAFTGLAVGFEGYVLYNPALIIAGIVVGASGILLTQLMAKAMNRAITGVIFTPITGEAQASVSGPQGTMKEVGAMDAAAMMRFAQKVIIVPGYGMAVAGAQHKVWEMAKLLEEQGVDVRFAIHPVAGRMPGHMNVLLAEAGVPYDKIFDLDEINSEFPLADVALIIGANDVVNPVARHDRSSPIYGMPILDADKAAQVIVNKRGKGAGYSGIENELFFQDNTSMLYGSAQQAIADVITNIKSLG, translated from the coding sequence GTGCAGTGGATCATCGACATCTCCTACTTCGTGGTGGCCGCCCTGTTCATCCTGGGCCTGAAGGCCATGAGCAGCCCCGTCACCGCCCGCAAGGGCATCAACTGGGCCGGTGTGGGCATGGTCCTCGCCACCCTGGTCACCTTCCTCACGCCCGGCATGCGTAACTACGGCCTGATGCTGCTGGCGATCATCCTGGGCGGCGGGGTCGCATGGGTGCTCGGCAAGCGCGTGAAGATGACCGACATGCCCCAGATGGTCGCCGTGTACAACGGCATGGGCGGCGGCGCCGCGGCCGCGATCGCCGCGCTGGAATTCGCGCGTGGCGAGGTCACCGGCGCCGTGGTCACCACCCTGGCCGTGCTGGGCGCATTGATCGGTTCGGTCGCGTTCAGCGGCAGCATCGTCGCCTTCCTGAAACTCCAGGGCCTGATGAAAAAAGCCTGGAAGGTCCCCGGGCAGAACCTGTTCAACGGCCTCCTCGCGCTGATCACCGTCCTGCTGGGCGCCCTGATCATCGCCAGCGGCCCCAGCACCCTGATCCTGCTCCTGTTCTTCCTCCTCGCCCTGGTGCTCGGCGTGGTGCTGGTCGCGCCCATCGGCGGGGCCGACATGCCCGTCGTCATCAGCCTCCTCAACGCCTTCACCGGCCTTGCCGTGGGCTTCGAGGGCTACGTGCTGTACAACCCCGCCCTGATCATCGCCGGGATCGTCGTCGGCGCGTCCGGCATCCTGCTCACGCAACTGATGGCCAAGGCCATGAACCGCGCCATCACAGGCGTCATCTTCACACCCATCACCGGCGAGGCTCAGGCGTCCGTGAGCGGCCCCCAGGGCACCATGAAGGAAGTCGGCGCCATGGACGCCGCCGCCATGATGCGCTTCGCGCAGAAAGTCATCATCGTCCCCGGGTACGGCATGGCCGTCGCCGGCGCCCAGCACAAGGTCTGGGAAATGGCCAAACTCCTCGAAGAGCAGGGCGTGGACGTGCGTTTTGCCATCCACCCCGTCGCCGGCCGCATGCCCGGCCACATGAACGTCCTGCTCGCCGAAGCCGGCGTGCCCTACGACAAGATCTTTGACCTGGACGAGATCAACAGCGAATTCCCCCTCGCAGACGTTGCCCTGATCATCGGCGCGAACGACGTCGTGAACCCCGTCGCCCGGCACGACAGGAGCAGCCCCATCTACGGCATGCCCATCCTCGACGCCGACAAGGCCGCCCAGGTTATCGTGAACAAACGCGGCAAGGGCGCCGGATACAGCGGCATCGAGAACGAACTGTTCTTCCAGGACAACACCAGCATGCTGTACGGCAGCGCCCAGCAGGCCATCGCCGACGTCATCACCAACATCAAGAGCCTCGGGTAG
- a CDS encoding 4Fe-4S dicluster domain-containing protein, producing the protein MLKGLLDTLSESTDPLPRFTAPRCLLERQTMGGCDACHAACPHGAVELGPLGSSVRIRPDLCTSCGLCVQACPTGALEFALLPALQSVRDQRDTAEGQATLTCAPSGAGGPHLPCLGRVTPALLAASGAWDVPLTLIHGDCAACPVGALDVPDRLRAVLEDAQRLREPTGRPARVTIRPAEPGDRDRAVRMDRRGAFTALFRAGRQQVAQALPDRPLPFVDWSVPEDRTPEEWKWRRAALSPAPPEDAPVPWPAPVVDDTCIDCPVCATVCPTEAITRELQPDGGVKLLLNLGACTGCMSCLKSCPPQAIHRQEEWLPAAFRVSILLRESDSVM; encoded by the coding sequence GTGCTTAAGGGCCTGCTCGACACCCTCAGCGAGTCCACCGATCCCCTGCCGCGCTTCACGGCCCCGCGCTGCCTGCTGGAACGCCAGACGATGGGTGGCTGCGACGCCTGCCACGCCGCCTGCCCGCACGGCGCGGTGGAACTGGGGCCGCTGGGCAGCAGCGTGCGCATCCGTCCGGACCTGTGCACGTCCTGCGGGCTGTGCGTGCAGGCCTGCCCGACCGGCGCGCTGGAGTTTGCGCTGCTGCCCGCCCTGCAGAGCGTCCGGGACCAGCGGGATACCGCCGAGGGGCAGGCGACCCTCACCTGCGCTCCGTCCGGCGCGGGCGGGCCGCACCTGCCGTGCCTGGGCCGCGTCACGCCGGCCCTGCTGGCTGCCTCCGGCGCCTGGGACGTGCCCCTGACCCTCATTCACGGTGACTGCGCCGCCTGCCCCGTCGGCGCGCTGGACGTGCCGGATCGACTGCGCGCCGTTCTGGAGGACGCGCAGCGGCTGCGGGAACCGACCGGCCGCCCGGCCCGCGTCACCATCCGCCCGGCCGAGCCCGGCGACCGGGACCGCGCGGTGCGCATGGACCGCCGCGGCGCCTTCACCGCCCTGTTCCGCGCCGGCCGGCAGCAGGTCGCGCAGGCCCTCCCGGACCGGCCCCTGCCGTTCGTGGACTGGAGCGTCCCGGAGGACCGCACGCCGGAGGAATGGAAGTGGCGCCGCGCCGCCCTGAGCCCCGCCCCGCCGGAGGACGCGCCCGTGCCCTGGCCGGCGCCCGTGGTGGACGACACCTGCATCGACTGTCCGGTGTGCGCCACCGTCTGCCCCACCGAGGCGATCACCCGCGAACTCCAGCCGGACGGCGGCGTGAAACTCCTGCTGAACCTCGGCGCCTGCACCGGCTGCATGTCCTGCCTGAAGTCCTGCCCGCCGCAGGCCATTCACCGTCAGGAGGAGTGGCTGCCGGCCGCCTTCCGCGTGTCGATCCTGCTGCGGGAAAGCGACAGCGTGATGTGA
- a CDS encoding NF041680 family putative transposase: MNAAAKVDRLQAFRNDVYHCFDHRADALFNLIDAITVAGLVPSFAHLSLQGPFERGHGSLYAALTKGTLDIERVRALVGTTLNCDHPLVFAIDTSTWVRNDAETSPQRGYFYHPSRHSAGKPVVAGWSYSWAAQLGPVSSSWTAPLDVRRVAPDRTAHELADEQVQHIVRLLPPGTAAPLFVFDGGYDPVRLAKLKDADTVSVLVRVRRNRRFFFDATTRPGPQGGRPRIHGAKFLCADQTTWPAPHLEHLETTEQYGAVHVRAWTALHVKSSQDTRPGSRHFKPTYTGTVMLLEVAKLPRETRQPQAFWLWWRGPGVPDLGMVWRAYTRRFDLEHTFRFRKQTLNWETPRVRHPEQADRWTLLVLLAFTQLRLAQPVVTDHRLPWQRPQECGRLTPSRVRQGFVQLLVPLGSPTCAPKPSGRSPGRPKGKCSGRAPRFPALKKSA; this comes from the coding sequence ATGAACGCTGCAGCAAAGGTGGACCGCCTGCAGGCCTTCCGGAACGATGTCTATCACTGCTTCGACCATCGTGCGGATGCGCTGTTCAATCTCATCGATGCCATCACCGTCGCCGGATTGGTCCCCAGTTTCGCGCACCTCAGCCTGCAAGGGCCCTTTGAGCGTGGTCATGGCAGCCTATACGCGGCATTGACCAAGGGCACGCTCGACATCGAGCGTGTTCGAGCGCTTGTCGGTACCACGCTGAACTGCGACCATCCACTCGTCTTCGCCATTGATACCTCGACCTGGGTCCGAAACGATGCCGAGACGAGTCCACAGCGTGGATACTTCTATCACCCGAGTCGACACAGCGCCGGAAAACCTGTGGTTGCGGGCTGGTCGTACTCCTGGGCCGCGCAGCTTGGACCCGTCAGCAGCAGTTGGACGGCACCCCTCGATGTGCGCCGGGTCGCCCCCGACCGGACCGCGCACGAGCTGGCCGATGAACAGGTTCAGCACATCGTCCGTCTATTGCCTCCCGGGACCGCAGCGCCGCTGTTCGTGTTTGATGGTGGGTACGACCCGGTCCGCTTGGCAAAACTCAAGGACGCTGACACAGTCAGCGTCCTTGTCCGTGTAAGACGCAACCGACGGTTCTTCTTCGATGCCACCACACGTCCGGGTCCCCAGGGGGGCCGGCCACGGATTCATGGCGCCAAGTTTCTGTGTGCGGATCAGACGACTTGGCCTGCCCCCCATCTGGAACATCTGGAAACGACGGAGCAGTATGGAGCGGTGCATGTGCGCGCTTGGACCGCGCTGCATGTCAAGTCCAGCCAGGACACACGACCAGGATCACGGCACTTCAAGCCGACGTATACCGGGACGGTGATGCTGCTGGAGGTGGCGAAGTTGCCCCGGGAAACGCGTCAACCGCAGGCCTTCTGGCTCTGGTGGCGGGGGCCAGGCGTGCCCGATCTGGGGATGGTGTGGCGCGCGTACACGCGGCGGTTCGACCTGGAACATACGTTCCGCTTCCGCAAACAGACCCTGAACTGGGAAACGCCCCGGGTGCGTCACCCGGAGCAAGCGGACCGGTGGACGCTGTTGGTGCTGCTGGCGTTTACCCAACTGCGACTGGCTCAGCCCGTCGTGACCGATCATCGTCTCCCGTGGCAGCGACCACAGGAATGTGGTCGCTTGACCCCCAGTCGAGTCAGGCAGGGTTTTGTCCAACTGTTGGTGCCCCTGGGCAGTCCAACATGCGCGCCAAAACCGTCAGGTCGTTCACCAGGACGCCCTAAAGGGAAGTGTTCAGGCCGAGCACCTCGCTTCCCGGCCTTGAAAAAGAGTGCCTGA